One Bacillus amyloliquefaciens DSM 7 = ATCC 23350 DNA window includes the following coding sequences:
- a CDS encoding recombinase family protein: MDLRSIVQSYEITSILGYIRRSRQDAEREKRTGEDTLTEQKELMESVLTAIQVPFTLKMEIGSGESIEGRPIFQDCLRDLENGAFQAIAVKEITRLSRGSYSDAGRIVNLLQSRRLLIITPYKVYDPRNPADMRQIRFELFMAREEFEMTRERMTGAKYTYAAQGKWISGMAPYGYTLNKKQSKLEAADENAKVVRLIFNLFLNGLNGKDYSYTAISSHLTALKIPSPSGKKKWNPSTVKAILQNEAYIGTVKYKVREKTKDGKRLIRPESEQISVPDAHAPIIDKEQFDQVQKKIRHKIPLLPARSDFQLNALAGVCTCAECGAPLSKYEARRKRRNKDGTTSVYHMKLLRCRNTCMNVRYDDVEDAILDYLRSLDSLNKKELFTQIESMITAYESRNSIKAEEQMKEQLKRREKELHNKLHFIFDKYENGIYSDEMFLQRKSALDEEMNGLEQVKKEMNHSSGRKPEIDTACFSSLIPYAAHIYETAESREEKNKLLRIIFQKVIVKMTARRKGPIPAQFEILPVLRYPFLTGNSSPSG; encoded by the coding sequence TTGGACTTGCGATCCATTGTTCAATCTTATGAGATTACGAGTATTTTAGGGTATATCAGACGCTCACGCCAGGATGCGGAACGCGAAAAAAGAACCGGCGAAGATACATTGACGGAACAAAAGGAACTGATGGAAAGCGTGTTAACCGCTATTCAAGTCCCTTTTACTTTAAAAATGGAAATCGGATCAGGTGAAAGCATTGAAGGCCGGCCGATTTTTCAAGATTGTTTACGGGACCTTGAAAATGGTGCATTTCAAGCGATTGCAGTCAAAGAAATCACTCGTCTCAGCAGAGGAAGCTATAGTGATGCCGGGCGGATCGTCAATCTGCTGCAGAGCCGCAGACTTCTGATTATTACGCCTTATAAAGTATATGACCCGAGAAATCCTGCCGACATGAGACAGATCCGCTTCGAGTTATTTATGGCCAGAGAAGAGTTTGAAATGACAAGAGAACGGATGACGGGCGCCAAATATACTTACGCCGCTCAAGGAAAATGGATATCCGGTATGGCGCCGTACGGGTACACTTTAAACAAAAAACAATCCAAGCTGGAAGCGGCTGATGAAAACGCGAAAGTCGTCCGATTGATCTTCAATCTTTTTTTAAATGGGCTGAATGGGAAAGATTACAGCTACACTGCGATTTCTTCCCACTTAACGGCGCTTAAGATCCCCTCTCCATCCGGTAAAAAGAAATGGAATCCTTCCACCGTTAAAGCCATTCTTCAAAATGAAGCTTATATCGGCACTGTTAAATATAAGGTCAGGGAAAAAACAAAAGACGGCAAACGCCTGATAAGACCTGAAAGCGAGCAAATATCTGTTCCTGATGCACATGCTCCTATTATTGATAAAGAACAATTCGATCAGGTGCAAAAAAAGATCCGGCACAAAATCCCTCTTCTCCCCGCCAGAAGTGATTTTCAATTAAATGCCTTAGCGGGTGTCTGTACATGCGCTGAATGCGGAGCACCGCTGTCAAAATATGAAGCCAGACGAAAACGCCGCAATAAGGACGGCACAACCAGCGTATATCATATGAAGCTGCTGAGGTGCCGCAATACATGTATGAACGTCAGATATGATGATGTCGAAGATGCGATCTTGGATTATTTGAGGTCTCTTGACTCATTAAACAAAAAAGAATTGTTTACACAAATCGAATCAATGATCACTGCATACGAAAGCAGAAACAGCATAAAGGCCGAAGAACAAATGAAAGAACAGCTTAAGCGGCGCGAGAAGGAACTTCACAATAAATTACATTTCATTTTTGATAAATACGAGAACGGAATCTATTCAGATGAAATGTTTTTACAGAGGAAGTCTGCCTTGGACGAGGAAATGAACGGCCTAGAGCAAGTGAAAAAGGAAATGAATCATTCCTCCGGCCGCAAACCGGAAATTGATACTGCCTGCTTCAGCTCCCTTATACCGTATGCCGCACATATATATGAAACCGCGGAAAGCCGGGAAGAGAAAAATAAACTTTTAAGAATCATTTTTCAAAAAGTGATAGTCAAAATGACTGCCAGACGAAAAGGACCCATTCCAGCTCAGTTTGAAATCCTTCCTGTACTCCGATATCCTTTTTTGACAGGGAATTCTTCGCCTTCTGGTTAA
- the msrB gene encoding peptide-methionine (R)-S-oxide reductase MsrB, with the protein MALNKEEKIKSLNRMQYEVTQNNGTEPPFQNEFWDHKEEGLYVDIVSGKPLFTSLDKFDSHCGWPSFTKPIEEEEVDEKLDTSHGMIRTEVRSKTADSHLGHVFNDGPGPSGLRYCINSAALRFVPKDKLKEEGYESYQHLFEK; encoded by the coding sequence ATGGCTCTTAATAAAGAAGAAAAAATCAAATCATTAAACCGCATGCAGTATGAAGTCACACAAAATAACGGAACAGAGCCGCCGTTTCAAAATGAATTCTGGGATCACAAAGAAGAGGGGCTTTATGTTGATATCGTATCAGGAAAACCTCTGTTTACTTCTCTGGATAAATTCGATTCTCATTGCGGCTGGCCCAGTTTCACCAAACCGATTGAGGAAGAAGAGGTTGACGAAAAACTGGACACAAGCCATGGTATGATCCGGACGGAAGTGAGAAGCAAAACAGCGGATTCCCACTTAGGCCACGTTTTTAACGACGGCCCGGGGCCAAGCGGTCTCCGTTATTGCATTAACTCTGCGGCACTCCGTTTTGTTCCGAAAGACAAGCTGAAAGAAGAAGGCTATGAATCCTATCAGCATTTATTTGAGAAATAG
- a CDS encoding alpha-hydroxy-acid oxidizing protein: MNNEFDSRDRNVSSHAQKLPVSHDEWEYRARRILPDGPFGYISGGAGSEDTMRSNREAFFEWNIRPRKLRDVSKRNITVSLFGQTFPAPFLLAPIGVQEIAHPHGDLASAKAAAETGIPFILSTHSSYSIEDVAAVMGKCPRWFQLYWPKDRDIMISFVRRAEQAGYSAIVVTLDLPEQGWRERDIRNGYHPSKKGLGIANFLTDPVFRSRLKLPPEKDMNTAIAFFIDIFHEPSLTWDDLACLRTHTNLPILLKGILDPRDAELAVQYGADGIIVSNHGGRQLNGEIASLKALPKISETVQNRIPVLLDSGIRGGSDVIKALALGASAVFLGRTYVYGLAVAGSSGVRRVISHFIRDIDISMTNAGIKSISDIDRSLLQHISE, from the coding sequence ATGAACAATGAGTTTGATTCACGGGACAGGAACGTTTCCTCTCATGCCCAAAAGCTCCCCGTGTCGCATGACGAATGGGAGTACAGGGCGCGCCGGATTTTGCCTGACGGCCCGTTCGGCTATATCTCAGGCGGAGCAGGCTCAGAGGATACGATGCGCTCAAACAGAGAAGCGTTTTTTGAATGGAATATCCGCCCCCGCAAACTAAGAGATGTATCCAAACGGAATATAACTGTGTCTCTGTTCGGTCAGACGTTCCCCGCCCCCTTTCTTCTGGCTCCGATCGGGGTGCAGGAGATCGCTCATCCTCATGGTGACTTGGCATCGGCAAAAGCGGCGGCTGAAACAGGGATTCCGTTTATATTAAGCACTCACTCCTCTTACTCAATTGAGGACGTTGCGGCGGTTATGGGAAAATGTCCCCGCTGGTTTCAGCTGTATTGGCCGAAAGACCGGGATATCATGATCAGTTTCGTTCGGCGGGCAGAGCAAGCGGGGTATTCAGCCATCGTTGTCACGCTCGATCTGCCGGAACAAGGATGGCGGGAAAGAGATATACGCAACGGTTATCATCCGTCAAAAAAAGGATTGGGAATCGCAAATTTTCTGACTGATCCCGTCTTTCGGTCTAGGCTTAAGCTGCCTCCCGAAAAAGACATGAATACTGCAATCGCTTTTTTTATAGATATTTTTCACGAACCCTCTCTGACCTGGGACGATCTTGCCTGCCTGCGAACACATACAAACCTCCCCATTCTGCTGAAAGGCATTCTCGATCCCCGCGATGCGGAATTAGCCGTACAATACGGCGCAGACGGCATCATCGTTTCCAATCACGGCGGAAGACAGCTGAATGGAGAAATAGCTTCACTCAAAGCTCTGCCGAAAATATCTGAAACGGTTCAAAACCGTATACCCGTCCTTTTAGACAGCGGAATCCGAGGAGGCAGCGATGTCATTAAAGCACTCGCCCTCGGGGCCTCGGCGGTTTTTTTAGGCCGCACCTATGTATATGGCTTAGCTGTCGCGGGGAGTTCCGGCGTCAGGCGCGTGATAAGTCATTTCATAAGAGATATTGATATAAGTATGACAAATGCCGGGATCAAGTCCATTTCAGATATCGACCGTTCCCTGCTTCAGCATATTTCTGAATGA
- the cgeC gene encoding spore maturation protein CgeC yields MDSEETVKHGGFEEEFHLLLLLLLLVSRQPSGDQSDLRRQLVMAKELGVPVSRVNLVNGSTLQNVIVKEVLSDLAVFQNPLNNTRSNVAISSIVSWGAF; encoded by the coding sequence TTGGATTCAGAAGAAACTGTAAAGCACGGGGGTTTTGAGGAGGAATTTCATCTCTTACTGCTTCTTCTTCTTTTGGTATCACGCCAGCCGTCCGGAGATCAATCAGATTTACGGCGCCAGCTTGTGATGGCAAAAGAGCTTGGAGTTCCTGTATCACGCGTCAATCTGGTTAATGGCAGCACACTGCAAAACGTGATTGTCAAAGAAGTGCTGTCTGATTTGGCCGTTTTTCAAAATCCGCTCAATAATACGAGATCAAATGTGGCGATTTCAAGCATCGTCAGCTGGGGTGCTTTTTAA
- a CDS encoding YrvL family regulatory protein — MSCKNSKYKINTAVILGFCLLILIALILFAFPLFFGVIGFFKLFGITYESNRSIFLLILSVILIGSFFEFIGKILLTAAAVTVKNKALYRLLKMITDFIISFITLYIADSIVSGIFIPQHVLTVAAAILSLTEAVFDRKQTA; from the coding sequence ATGTCCTGTAAAAACTCAAAATATAAAATCAACACAGCTGTCATTCTTGGATTCTGCCTGCTCATTCTGATCGCCCTCATATTATTTGCTTTTCCTTTATTTTTCGGCGTTATCGGCTTTTTCAAACTTTTCGGGATTACATATGAATCAAACCGTTCCATTTTCCTCTTGATCCTGTCGGTCATTTTGATCGGAAGCTTTTTTGAGTTTATCGGAAAAATCCTGCTGACGGCGGCCGCTGTAACGGTCAAAAACAAAGCGCTGTACCGTTTGCTGAAAATGATAACCGATTTCATCATCAGCTTCATTACCTTATATATTGCTGACAGCATCGTAAGCGGTATTTTCATTCCGCAACATGTTCTCACCGTTGCTGCGGCCATCCTTTCACTTACCGAAGCTGTATTTGACCGGAAACAGACGGCTTGA
- the phyC gene encoding 3-phytase — protein sequence MNHSKTLLLTAAAGLMLTCGAVSSQAKHKLSDPYHFTVNAAAETEPVDTAGDAADDPAIWLDPKTPQNSKLITTNKKSGLVVYSLDGKMLHSYNTGKLNNVDIRYDFPLNGKKVDIAAASNRSEGKNTIEIYAIDGKNGTLQSMTDPDHPIATAINEVYGFTLYHSQKTGKYYAMVTGKEGEFEQYELKADKNGYISGKKVRAFKMNSQTEGMAADDEYGRLYIAEEDEAIWKFSAEPDGGSNGTVIDRADGRHLTRDIEGLTIYYAADGKGYLMASSQGNSSYAIYDRQGKNKYVADFRITDGPETDGTSDTDGIDVLGFGLGPEYPFGIFVAQDGENIDHGQKANQNFKIVPWERIADQIGFRPLANEQVDPRKLTDRSGK from the coding sequence ATGAATCATTCAAAAACACTTTTGTTAACCGCGGCGGCCGGACTGATGCTCACATGCGGTGCGGTGTCTTCCCAGGCAAAGCATAAGCTGTCCGATCCTTATCATTTTACCGTGAATGCAGCGGCGGAAACGGAACCGGTTGATACGGCCGGTGACGCGGCTGATGATCCTGCGATTTGGCTGGACCCCAAGACTCCTCAGAACAGCAAATTGATTACGACCAATAAAAAATCAGGTTTAGTCGTTTACAGCCTTGATGGTAAGATGCTTCATTCCTATAATACCGGGAAGCTGAACAATGTCGATATCCGTTATGATTTTCCGTTGAACGGCAAAAAAGTCGATATCGCGGCAGCATCCAATCGGTCTGAAGGAAAAAATACCATTGAGATTTACGCTATTGATGGAAAAAACGGCACATTACAAAGCATGACAGATCCAGACCATCCGATTGCAACAGCAATTAATGAGGTATACGGTTTTACCTTATACCACAGTCAAAAAACAGGAAAATATTACGCGATGGTGACAGGAAAAGAGGGTGAATTTGAACAATACGAATTAAAGGCGGACAAAAATGGATACATATCCGGCAAAAAGGTACGGGCGTTTAAAATGAATTCCCAGACGGAAGGGATGGCAGCAGACGATGAATACGGCAGGCTTTATATCGCAGAAGAAGATGAGGCCATTTGGAAGTTCAGCGCCGAGCCGGACGGCGGCAGTAACGGAACGGTTATCGACCGTGCCGACGGCAGGCATTTAACTCGTGATATTGAAGGATTGACGATTTACTACGCTGCTGACGGGAAAGGCTATCTGATGGCATCAAGCCAGGGAAACAGCAGCTACGCCATTTATGACAGACAAGGAAAGAACAAATATGTTGCGGATTTTCGCATAACAGACGGTCCTGAAACAGACGGGACAAGCGATACAGACGGAATTGACGTTCTGGGTTTCGGACTGGGGCCTGAATATCCGTTCGGTATTTTTGTCGCACAGGACGGTGAAAATATAGATCACGGCCAAAAGGCCAATCAAAATTTTAAAATCGTGCCATGGGAAAGAATTGCTGATCAAATCGGTTTCCGCCCGCTGGCAAATGAACAGGTTGACCCGAGAAAACTGACCGACAGAAGCGGAAAATAA
- a CDS encoding SDR family NAD(P)-dependent oxidoreductase translates to MPKQQAVELKPFFHDKTVLVTGGTGSIGSQIVKRLLLLTPKEVIVFSKDDSKQYVMKQKYADEKRLSFVLGDVRDYRRVNQVMKGVDIVFHAAALKQVPTCEDHPFEAIQTNLIGGQNVAEAALLQEVTHVINISTDKTVFLDMNDKTNKKKGLF, encoded by the coding sequence ATGCCTAAACAGCAAGCAGTTGAGCTAAAACCATTTTTTCACGATAAAACTGTTCTCGTTACCGGCGGGACAGGGTCAATCGGAAGCCAAATTGTAAAACGCCTTTTGCTCTTAACACCTAAAGAAGTCATTGTGTTCAGCAAAGATGACAGTAAACAATATGTGATGAAACAAAAATATGCGGATGAAAAAAGATTGTCATTTGTGCTCGGCGATGTACGTGACTACAGAAGAGTAAACCAAGTGATGAAAGGTGTTGATATTGTCTTTCACGCCGCTGCGCTGAAGCAGGTTCCGACTTGTGAGGATCATCCGTTTGAAGCCATTCAAACCAACCTTATCGGCGGACAAAATGTCGCAGAAGCCGCTTTGCTGCAAGAGGTGACGCATGTGATTAATATCAGTACCGATAAAACGGTTTTTTTAGATATGAACGATAAAACAAACAAAAAGAAAGGGCTATTTTGA
- a CDS encoding DUF3880 domain-containing protein, whose product MKVLYIRSGYKGIYTYFDRWIEEGFLQSSVRFFSVSELQEDSIRSIRAFKPDISLMMAGDRIPSEWLQWLRTEEIPVYLWLTEDPFYFDVSKTIAPLADAVLTIEQNALDAYRQMGLQHVYYVPIPVNQRLFTKQAADASLHTNLLLIGYPYPNRVELVKAAAKLPYTLRIIGKGWRRHLPKKIARQQNVLIMDEWIEPEHAALHYNSADVVLNPHRSYRFALNQNRSGIRNISLNTRSFDIAACQAFQLTDLSPAPPFSSFVSYSGLADFAEKIHFYMTNPREREQIAALNYQETVPAYTYDRIPAVLTAIRSKTFS is encoded by the coding sequence ATGAAAGTTTTATATATCCGTTCAGGATATAAAGGCATTTACACGTATTTTGACCGCTGGATCGAGGAAGGCTTTTTACAGTCTTCCGTCCGCTTTTTTTCTGTTTCTGAGCTTCAGGAAGATTCAATCCGCAGTATACGGGCATTCAAACCTGACATCAGTCTCATGATGGCGGGCGACCGTATTCCGTCTGAATGGCTTCAATGGCTGAGGACAGAAGAGATTCCCGTCTATCTATGGTTGACGGAGGATCCTTTTTATTTCGATGTGAGCAAGACAATCGCCCCGCTCGCCGATGCCGTTTTGACCATAGAACAAAACGCTCTTGATGCTTATCGGCAAATGGGCTTACAGCACGTATATTATGTCCCGATTCCCGTTAATCAGCGGCTTTTTACAAAACAAGCGGCTGACGCTTCTCTTCACACAAACCTGCTTCTGATCGGATACCCGTACCCGAATCGGGTTGAACTGGTGAAAGCAGCGGCGAAGCTTCCGTATACGCTTCGGATCATCGGGAAGGGATGGCGCAGACATCTGCCTAAAAAAATCGCCAGACAGCAAAATGTGCTCATAATGGATGAATGGATTGAACCCGAACATGCCGCATTGCATTACAACAGCGCAGATGTGGTTTTGAACCCGCACCGTTCTTATCGGTTTGCGCTCAATCAAAATAGGAGCGGCATCCGAAATATCAGTTTAAATACGAGAAGCTTTGACATTGCGGCTTGTCAGGCATTTCAGCTGACAGACCTTTCTCCCGCGCCCCCTTTTTCATCCTTTGTTTCTTACAGCGGGCTTGCGGATTTTGCGGAAAAGATCCATTTTTATATGACAAACCCACGTGAACGTGAACAAATCGCGGCGCTTAATTATCAAGAGACAGTGCCTGCTTACACGTACGACCGGATTCCGGCTGTGCTCACGGCTATCCGCTCCAAAACTTTCTCATGA
- a CDS encoding glycosyltransferase family 2 protein — protein MEKKVSIILTSYNKPDLVTQAIESVLHQTYSNWELFVMDDHSNEETSAAISPYIKDHRIYYYNSFIKPADRLKSTRYAVLINNALSQASGEYITYLTDDTVFHPDRLSRMAEALNQCTEFDAVYSSQKVIHVNERGTEQSHFYRFADAVLDQAAFLVDHCSVMHRRSLLRRVKEKFGSFWDEDVMHWNHGDSVFWSRLNTFTSFLPIKEVLDTTYKTPHSFQNTYQSLPSVLIDGAFVKGTDQKVYQLDGNKRKPVNERWRPLYEGRTVIIPDPFLFQYEEDSSVSIPNFQLVRDQFHVYFLEDGVKRLVDSGAFRFYQFKRHDILALERDEIQALPDGPPISWERSGCIQHLPGRMLFRIEREFYVYLRGVLHPISHDVVKRFFAKQKAIPISFQKIKQLPIGKPFYPVYDEIIRNLNITKG, from the coding sequence GTGGAAAAGAAGGTCTCAATTATCTTAACGAGCTATAACAAACCGGATCTTGTTACACAGGCGATTGAAAGTGTTTTGCATCAGACCTACAGCAATTGGGAGCTGTTTGTAATGGATGATCATTCAAATGAAGAAACCTCGGCCGCCATCAGTCCGTATATAAAAGATCACCGCATATACTATTACAACAGTTTTATCAAACCGGCCGACCGGCTGAAATCGACCCGGTATGCCGTTTTGATTAATAATGCGCTTTCACAGGCCTCAGGCGAATACATTACTTATCTGACAGACGACACCGTATTTCATCCGGATAGGCTCAGCCGCATGGCGGAAGCGCTTAATCAATGCACCGAATTTGATGCCGTCTATTCCAGTCAGAAGGTGATACATGTAAACGAGCGCGGAACAGAACAATCCCACTTCTATCGTTTTGCTGATGCCGTGCTTGATCAGGCCGCTTTTCTCGTTGATCACTGTTCAGTGATGCACCGGAGATCATTGCTTCGGCGTGTGAAGGAGAAGTTCGGCAGTTTTTGGGACGAAGATGTCATGCATTGGAATCATGGAGACTCTGTTTTTTGGAGCAGGCTCAACACATTTACATCATTTCTGCCGATAAAAGAAGTGTTGGATACAACCTATAAAACACCCCACTCATTCCAGAACACGTATCAATCGCTTCCGTCAGTGCTGATTGACGGGGCTTTCGTTAAGGGGACGGATCAGAAAGTATATCAGCTTGACGGAAATAAAAGAAAGCCTGTAAACGAGCGCTGGCGTCCGTTATATGAAGGTAGAACCGTCATCATTCCTGATCCGTTTTTATTTCAATACGAGGAAGACAGCTCCGTCAGTATTCCGAATTTTCAGCTCGTTCGTGATCAGTTTCATGTCTATTTTTTAGAAGACGGGGTGAAAAGGCTGGTTGATTCTGGCGCATTTCGCTTTTACCAATTTAAACGGCATGACATCCTGGCTTTAGAACGGGACGAAATACAAGCGCTGCCGGACGGTCCGCCGATCAGCTGGGAGAGATCGGGCTGTATTCAGCACCTTCCCGGGAGAATGCTGTTTCGCATTGAACGGGAATTTTATGTTTATTTGAGAGGCGTTCTCCATCCGATCAGTCATGATGTAGTGAAACGCTTTTTTGCAAAGCAAAAGGCGATACCCATTTCCTTTCAGAAAATTAAACAATTACCAATTGGAAAGCCGTTCTATCCGGTGTACGATGAAATTATAAGAAATCTCAATATAACAAAAGGATGA